One window of Botrimarina mediterranea genomic DNA carries:
- a CDS encoding 4Fe-4S binding protein, whose translation MPVARRPAWPWFTNLVTAVTSVARGMAATLRTWVRTHQAGKQTFTEEFEYPELGAPVAARYRGYHRFDLTTCIACDQCAKACPVDCIYIGKERAEGAKGFRVTGYSIDYTKCMFCALCVEPCPVDCIFMGATHDLSSYTRDGAVVDFSRLPLEVAWGKATLNPTAVAASKAVAAPVDGGPNVVRI comes from the coding sequence ATGCCCGTCGCCCGCCGACCCGCCTGGCCCTGGTTTACGAATCTCGTCACGGCCGTGACGTCGGTCGCTCGTGGCATGGCGGCGACCCTCCGGACGTGGGTGCGGACCCACCAAGCGGGGAAGCAAACCTTCACCGAAGAGTTCGAGTACCCCGAGCTGGGGGCCCCCGTCGCGGCCCGGTACCGCGGCTACCACCGGTTCGATCTGACGACGTGCATTGCGTGCGACCAGTGCGCGAAAGCCTGCCCGGTCGATTGCATCTATATCGGAAAGGAACGCGCCGAAGGCGCCAAGGGCTTCCGCGTCACGGGATATTCGATCGATTACACCAAATGCATGTTCTGCGCGCTCTGCGTCGAGCCGTGTCCCGTCGATTGCATCTTCATGGGCGCGACGCACGACCTGTCGAGCTACACGCGCGACGGCGCCGTGGTGGATTTCTCGCGGCTCCCCCTTGAGGTGGCGTGGGGGAAGGCGACACTCAACCCTACGGCGGTGGCCGCCTCAAAGGCGGTGGCCGCTCCGGTCGATGGCGGGCCAAACGTCGTACGGATTTGA
- a CDS encoding NAD(P)/FAD-dependent oxidoreductase has protein sequence MSVPAVPLPSGRLHHVVIIGGGFAGLNAALALKGSPVEVTLIDKRNFHLFQPLLYQVATGSLSPANIAAPLRKILARQKNCRVLMGEVTGFDLDRRRVKLADREVRYDSLIVAAGASHSYFGRPEWEQFAPGLKTIEDATEARRRVFTAFETAERLDEPEARAPWLTFVIVGAGPTGVELAGAMAEISRHSLTDNFRSINPHSARIVLLEAGQRVLSAFPEHLSDAARASLEKLGVEVVTGAMVTEMRSGEVEYRLGDVTHKLPTHTILWAAGVQCSPLAKKLADAAGASTDRAGRLMVNEDLTLPGKPEVFVIGDMAHRTGEDGKPLPGVAPVAIAEGKFAAKEIVRRSRGKQAKTFKYRDLGSLATIGRSSAVAQIGKYEFSGFVAWALWLVIHLMKIVSFRNRVLVLIQWCWSYVSYDRSARLITGADKPLGSASAAAAEPPSAPRPVIVNTGASGAPSAGVASIRA, from the coding sequence ATGAGTGTTCCAGCTGTTCCGCTCCCCAGCGGCCGTTTGCATCACGTTGTCATCATCGGGGGAGGCTTCGCCGGCCTCAACGCCGCGCTCGCGCTGAAGGGTTCACCCGTCGAGGTGACGCTGATCGACAAGCGGAACTTCCACCTTTTCCAGCCGCTGCTCTACCAAGTGGCGACGGGTTCGCTGTCGCCCGCGAACATCGCGGCGCCGCTCCGCAAGATCCTGGCGCGGCAGAAGAACTGCCGCGTGCTGATGGGCGAGGTCACCGGCTTCGACCTCGATCGCCGCCGGGTGAAGCTGGCGGACCGCGAGGTGCGGTACGACTCACTGATCGTCGCGGCGGGCGCGTCGCACAGCTACTTCGGCCGGCCCGAGTGGGAGCAGTTCGCGCCGGGGCTGAAGACGATCGAGGACGCCACCGAAGCCCGCCGCCGCGTCTTCACGGCGTTCGAGACGGCCGAGCGCTTGGACGAGCCCGAGGCCCGCGCGCCGTGGCTGACGTTTGTGATCGTCGGCGCCGGGCCCACAGGGGTCGAACTTGCCGGCGCGATGGCCGAGATCTCTCGTCACAGCCTCACCGACAACTTCCGCAGCATCAATCCGCATAGCGCCCGGATCGTGCTGTTAGAAGCTGGCCAGCGTGTCTTGTCTGCCTTCCCCGAGCACCTCTCGGACGCGGCGCGGGCCTCGCTCGAGAAGCTCGGCGTCGAGGTGGTGACCGGCGCCATGGTCACCGAGATGCGGTCCGGGGAGGTCGAGTACCGCCTCGGCGACGTGACGCACAAGTTGCCGACGCACACCATCCTGTGGGCCGCCGGCGTGCAATGCTCGCCCCTGGCGAAGAAGCTCGCCGACGCCGCCGGCGCGAGCACCGACCGCGCCGGGCGGCTGATGGTCAACGAGGACCTAACGCTCCCCGGCAAACCGGAGGTCTTCGTCATCGGCGACATGGCCCACCGCACCGGCGAAGACGGCAAGCCGCTGCCGGGCGTCGCCCCGGTCGCTATCGCCGAGGGGAAGTTCGCCGCTAAGGAGATCGTCCGTCGGTCGCGCGGCAAGCAGGCCAAGACCTTCAAGTACCGCGACCTGGGGAGCCTCGCCACGATCGGCCGCAGCTCGGCGGTCGCGCAGATCGGCAAGTACGAGTTCTCTGGCTTCGTGGCGTGGGCGCTGTGGCTGGTGATCCACCTGATGAAGATCGTCAGCTTCCGCAACCGCGTGCTGGTGCTGATCCAGTGGTGCTGGAGCTACGTCAGCTACGACCGCTCGGCCCGCCTGATCACCGGCGCCGACAAGCCCCTCGGTTCGGCTTCGGCGGCGGCCGCGGAGCCGCCCTCGGCTCCGCGTCCGGTGATTGTCAACACGGGCGCAAGCGGCGCGCCCTCGGCGGGCGTAGCGTCAATCAGGGCCTAG
- the ispD gene encoding 2-C-methyl-D-erythritol 4-phosphate cytidylyltransferase, with product MSKFAVLVLAAGRSSRFGDSTYKKPFVMLDGRAVWLHSVERFTGRDDVCQTIVVVAPEDREEFTRKFGANLMFMGVEFCEGGAERADSVRAGLEKVSPAATHVAIHDAARPMVTPGEVDRVFAAAVETGAAILATPVTATLKRVVDGRITATEPREGLWAAQTPQAFELGLYRRAVEASACAAVTDDAQLVERLGEPVAIVEGSPQNLKITTQEDLVLASSIFASKPPAVKKAAQVFEEDDIWG from the coding sequence GTGAGCAAGTTTGCGGTGCTGGTGCTCGCCGCGGGACGCAGTTCCCGTTTCGGCGATTCGACTTACAAGAAGCCGTTCGTGATGCTCGATGGCCGCGCGGTGTGGCTGCACTCGGTCGAGCGCTTCACGGGCCGCGACGACGTTTGTCAGACGATCGTCGTCGTGGCGCCGGAGGACCGCGAAGAGTTCACCCGCAAGTTCGGCGCGAACCTGATGTTCATGGGCGTCGAGTTCTGCGAAGGGGGCGCCGAGCGCGCCGACTCGGTGCGAGCGGGCTTGGAGAAGGTCTCGCCCGCAGCGACGCACGTCGCGATCCACGACGCGGCCCGTCCGATGGTGACGCCCGGTGAAGTGGACCGCGTCTTTGCTGCCGCGGTTGAAACCGGCGCCGCCATCCTCGCAACCCCCGTCACCGCAACGCTAAAGCGCGTGGTCGATGGCCGCATCACCGCGACGGAGCCGCGCGAGGGTCTCTGGGCCGCCCAAACCCCGCAGGCGTTCGAGCTCGGCCTCTACCGCCGCGCGGTCGAAGCCTCGGCGTGCGCCGCCGTCACCGACGACGCCCAACTCGTCGAACGCCTCGGCGAGCCGGTCGCGATCGTCGAGGGCTCACCGCAGAACCTCAAAATCACGACACAAGAAGACCTCGTCCTGGCGTCCTCCATCTTCGCCTCCAAGCCGCCTGCCGTGAAGAAAGCGGCACAGGTGTTCGAGGAAGACGACATTTGGGGTTAG
- a CDS encoding NADH-quinone oxidoreductase subunit A, which yields MATPTSIAAYLVLFATAAVLFVFVNLTLGRLLRPKNPSVEKGEIYECGETVIGSSFVQFDIRFYVVALLFIVFDVEVAFFFPWAVVFGKATHLVSTADAAATAEGPAAEVWNAALVQQLNELGMSAGATAADVAAAAQTLTWGLFADILVFFAVLMVGFAYVWSRGDLNWVRTTVNAAPGYDQSATTPRAA from the coding sequence ATGGCCACCCCCACGTCGATCGCCGCCTACCTCGTGCTGTTCGCGACGGCGGCGGTGTTGTTTGTCTTCGTGAACTTAACGCTCGGTCGATTGCTCCGGCCGAAGAACCCGAGCGTCGAGAAGGGCGAGATCTACGAATGCGGCGAGACGGTCATCGGGTCGAGCTTCGTGCAATTCGACATCCGATTCTATGTCGTGGCGCTGCTGTTCATCGTCTTCGATGTGGAAGTCGCGTTCTTCTTCCCGTGGGCAGTAGTGTTCGGTAAAGCGACGCACCTCGTCTCCACCGCCGACGCCGCCGCGACGGCCGAAGGGCCTGCGGCCGAGGTGTGGAACGCGGCGTTGGTGCAGCAGCTCAATGAACTGGGGATGTCCGCCGGCGCAACGGCCGCCGACGTCGCCGCGGCTGCTCAGACACTCACCTGGGGTCTATTCGCCGACATCCTCGTGTTCTTCGCGGTGCTGATGGTGGGGTTCGCTTACGTCTGGAGCCGGGGCGACCTCAACTGGGTCCGCACGACCGTAAACGCCGCGCCGGGCTACGATCAGTCCGCCACAACGCCGCGAGCCGCTTGA
- a CDS encoding catalase → MSKQSTGKGGETHQTATGDEPRLTTNQGVVVSDDQNALTVGHRGPQLLEDFHLREKITHFDHERIPERVVHARGYGAHGYFEPYKSQADLTKAAFLQNPKERTPVFVRFSTVAGRAGSFDTARDVRGFAVKFYTSEGNYDLVGNNIPVFFIQDAIKFPDLIHSVKPAPDRDFPQAQSAHDSFWDFISLTPESTHMMMWVMSDRAIPRSFRMMDGFGVHTFRMISTKGDVKFVKFHWRPKLGALSLVWDEAVVINGADPDFHRRDLWSAIERGDFPEWELSVQAFTEKEAEGFDFDVLDPTKIVPEELVSLRPLGRMVLDRNVDNFFAETEQVAFCPSHVVPGIDFSNDPLLQGRLFSYLDTQLSRLGSPNFHQIPINQPKCPFANFQRDGHMQMAAQQGRVANEPSSLDDGGPREDPKAGFTTVPVREEGDKLRVRPESFADHYTQAKLFYKSLTPPEQKHMIGGFAFELGKCQALEVRKRMLGRLQLVDKDLAAQVAAKLGMEGQAEKLKPAVPVGDPEPSPAVSQYAGFEGGIAGKKIGLLTTNGVDAKVLTAVQKGAKDAGAVVEIIAPKVGTIKTSQGKEIEPDHFLTGAPSALFDCVVVAPAEGSADELLAMPQAVDWVRMAYAHLKVIGVSEAAAQLLDRAQIEREAEGVVMLGKPADVANFYETASASHRVWQREPA, encoded by the coding sequence GTGTCGAAACAATCCACGGGCAAGGGTGGCGAAACGCATCAAACGGCGACTGGCGACGAGCCACGGCTGACGACGAATCAAGGCGTCGTGGTCTCCGACGATCAGAACGCGCTGACCGTGGGCCACCGCGGGCCGCAGCTGCTGGAGGACTTTCACCTCCGTGAGAAGATCACCCACTTCGACCACGAGCGGATCCCCGAGCGTGTCGTTCACGCCCGCGGCTACGGCGCGCATGGCTACTTCGAGCCGTACAAGTCGCAAGCCGACCTGACAAAGGCCGCGTTCCTTCAGAACCCGAAAGAGCGCACGCCCGTCTTCGTCCGCTTCTCGACCGTCGCCGGCCGGGCCGGTTCGTTCGATACGGCCCGCGACGTCCGGGGCTTTGCGGTGAAGTTCTACACGAGTGAGGGCAACTACGACCTCGTGGGCAACAACATCCCCGTCTTCTTTATCCAAGACGCGATCAAGTTCCCGGACCTGATCCACTCAGTGAAACCCGCGCCCGATCGTGACTTTCCGCAAGCGCAGTCGGCACACGACTCGTTCTGGGACTTCATCTCGCTGACACCCGAAAGCACCCACATGATGATGTGGGTGATGTCCGACCGGGCGATCCCGCGGTCGTTCCGGATGATGGACGGCTTTGGCGTCCACACCTTTCGGATGATCAGCACTAAGGGGGACGTAAAGTTCGTCAAATTCCACTGGCGGCCGAAGCTCGGCGCGCTGTCGCTCGTCTGGGACGAGGCGGTGGTGATCAACGGCGCCGACCCCGACTTCCATCGGCGCGACCTGTGGAGCGCCATCGAGCGCGGCGACTTCCCCGAGTGGGAGCTCTCCGTGCAGGCCTTCACCGAGAAGGAGGCCGAGGGCTTTGACTTCGACGTGCTCGATCCGACTAAGATCGTCCCGGAAGAACTCGTGTCGCTGCGGCCGCTGGGTCGGATGGTGCTCGACCGGAACGTCGACAACTTCTTCGCCGAGACCGAGCAGGTGGCGTTCTGCCCCTCGCACGTCGTGCCGGGGATCGACTTCTCGAACGACCCGCTGCTGCAAGGACGCCTCTTCTCGTACCTCGACACACAGTTGTCGCGTCTCGGCAGCCCCAACTTCCACCAGATCCCGATCAACCAGCCGAAGTGCCCCTTCGCCAACTTCCAGCGTGACGGGCACATGCAGATGGCGGCGCAGCAGGGTCGGGTCGCGAACGAGCCTTCCTCGCTCGACGACGGCGGACCACGCGAAGACCCGAAGGCCGGCTTCACGACGGTCCCCGTACGTGAAGAGGGCGACAAGCTACGCGTACGGCCAGAGAGCTTCGCCGACCACTACACGCAAGCCAAGCTCTTCTACAAGTCGCTCACGCCGCCCGAACAGAAGCACATGATCGGTGGGTTCGCCTTCGAGCTAGGCAAATGCCAAGCGCTCGAGGTGCGGAAACGGATGTTGGGCCGGCTGCAACTGGTAGACAAAGACCTCGCCGCGCAAGTCGCCGCGAAGCTCGGCATGGAAGGCCAAGCCGAGAAGCTCAAGCCCGCCGTGCCGGTGGGCGACCCAGAGCCCTCCCCGGCCGTGTCGCAGTACGCAGGATTCGAGGGCGGCATCGCGGGGAAGAAGATCGGACTGCTGACGACCAATGGCGTCGATGCGAAGGTCCTCACCGCGGTCCAGAAGGGCGCCAAGGATGCCGGCGCGGTTGTCGAGATCATCGCTCCGAAAGTGGGGACGATTAAAACCAGCCAAGGTAAGGAGATCGAACCCGATCACTTCTTGACGGGGGCGCCCAGCGCGCTGTTCGACTGCGTTGTCGTGGCGCCCGCCGAGGGCAGCGCCGACGAGCTACTCGCCATGCCTCAGGCGGTGGATTGGGTGCGGATGGCGTACGCCCACCTCAAGGTGATCGGCGTCTCTGAGGCGGCTGCGCAGCTGCTCGACCGCGCCCAGATCGAACGCGAGGCTGAGGGCGTCGTGATGCTCGGCAAACCGGCAGACGTCGCGAACTTCTACGAGACGGCGTCGGCGAGCCACCGCGTCTGGCAACGCGAGCCCGCTTAG
- a CDS encoding NADH-quinone oxidoreductase subunit C — translation MTPDYQAFDRLHAKFGEAVSQPAETAGASEHSDRWLRVEAAQIAKVAKFLRDDPDLLFDFLNDLTVVDYLPPADKKLAAAVGDERLEVVYHLSSLTRKHWLTLKLSVPRLVDGSLPEVPSVAKVWKTANWHEREAYDLFGVRFTGHPNLERILCPDDWHGHPMRKDYQSPLEYDGIRGR, via the coding sequence ATGACCCCCGATTATCAAGCTTTCGATCGCCTCCATGCCAAGTTTGGCGAAGCGGTCTCGCAGCCGGCCGAAACGGCAGGCGCCAGTGAGCACTCCGATCGTTGGTTGCGAGTCGAAGCGGCGCAGATCGCGAAGGTCGCCAAGTTCCTGCGCGACGACCCCGATCTGCTGTTCGACTTCCTCAACGACCTCACCGTCGTTGATTACCTGCCGCCGGCCGACAAGAAGCTCGCCGCCGCGGTCGGCGACGAGCGGCTCGAAGTGGTCTATCACCTGTCGAGCCTCACGCGGAAGCACTGGTTGACGCTCAAGCTGAGCGTTCCGCGGCTTGTTGATGGGTCGCTGCCCGAGGTCCCGAGCGTCGCGAAGGTCTGGAAGACCGCCAACTGGCACGAGCGCGAGGCCTACGACCTCTTCGGCGTGCGGTTCACCGGCCACCCGAACCTCGAGCGGATCCTTTGCCCCGACGACTGGCATGGCCATCCGATGCGGAAGGACTACCAGTCGCCGTTGGAGTACGACGGGATTCGGGGACGCTGA
- a CDS encoding phosphoesterase: MEAVAEEQILVVPAEVFDELGRFQGISTDIERYLDPLLRCERLSYKPRGPMEEDPSYKQLIAYVLLQHTAADGTVTVFSYTRGGGGGEKRLHAKRSVGVGGHISSDDATHDTAHADEGLYRRGLERELSEEVHIGSAYTERLVGLINDDETPVGRVHLGVVHVFELEEPVVSSAELALAEGQFLPVEQLLAEIDSYESWSQIAIRALYGR, translated from the coding sequence ATGGAAGCCGTTGCCGAAGAGCAGATTCTTGTTGTCCCCGCTGAGGTGTTCGACGAACTCGGCCGCTTCCAGGGCATCTCGACGGACATCGAGCGCTACCTCGATCCGCTGCTGCGGTGCGAGCGGCTGAGTTACAAGCCGCGGGGGCCGATGGAAGAAGACCCGAGCTACAAGCAGCTCATCGCCTACGTGCTGCTGCAACACACGGCCGCCGACGGCACAGTGACGGTCTTCTCGTACACCCGCGGCGGGGGCGGCGGCGAAAAGCGGCTGCACGCCAAGCGGAGCGTCGGCGTCGGCGGGCATATCTCGTCCGACGATGCGACGCACGACACCGCCCACGCCGACGAGGGTCTCTACCGCCGCGGCCTCGAGCGGGAACTCTCCGAAGAGGTCCACATCGGCTCGGCTTACACCGAGCGGCTCGTGGGCCTGATCAACGACGATGAAACGCCGGTGGGCCGCGTCCACCTTGGCGTGGTCCACGTCTTCGAGCTGGAGGAGCCCGTCGTGTCGTCGGCGGAGCTCGCCCTCGCCGAAGGCCAATTCCTCCCCGTCGAGCAACTCCTGGCGGAGATCGACTCGTACGAGTCGTGGTCGCAGATTGCGATCCGGGCGCTGTACGGCCGCTAG
- a CDS encoding GxxExxY protein, with translation MLYPDESYRIMGACFEVHNRMGAGFLEAVYQECLAIEFLDLGIPFVAQSELLLRYRDRPLQQTYRADFICYGKILIEIKAIDRLADQHEAQVLNYLNATGLELGLLINFGSHPKLESKRLALSR, from the coding sequence ATGCTTTATCCCGACGAGAGCTATCGGATCATGGGGGCTTGTTTTGAAGTCCATAACCGAATGGGAGCGGGTTTTCTCGAAGCGGTCTATCAAGAGTGCTTAGCGATCGAGTTTTTGGACTTGGGCATACCCTTCGTAGCACAGTCTGAATTGCTCCTTCGCTACCGTGACAGGCCGCTACAACAGACCTACCGGGCTGACTTCATCTGCTACGGCAAGATTCTGATTGAGATCAAAGCCATTGATCGCCTCGCTGATCAGCACGAAGCTCAAGTCCTCAACTATCTCAATGCAACCGGACTGGAGCTTGGCTTACTCATCAATTTCGGTTCTCATCCCAAGCTCGAATCAAAACGGCTAGCGCTTTCGCGCTGA
- a CDS encoding NADH-quinone oxidoreductase subunit D has protein sequence MPTTVEDPRTVEFDVRTDEMLVNMGPQHPSTHGVLRLVLRTDGEVVSEVTPHIGYLHRCAEKIGENLAVRQWIPYTDRMDYLAAMNMNLGWSLTVEKLVGYEPPERGRHLRVIIAEMGRIASHLVGMGAYGLDLGSFSPFLYAFRERERILDLFEAACGARLTYSYLTPGGATADLPAGWTDRCLKVLSEFEPIIADYHTLLTSNAIFVKRTAGVGVLSGKKAISYGTSGPVLRASGVDWDLRRDGDPCYTRMYEGYDFKVVCQRDGEYVVPPGAPAPPYEAVLGDCWHRFYVRMLEVVESIWLVRQAIHRYHETDDVLPRNHGAPFKLTDKLPSGEVYLETEAPRGQMGFYLVSLGGTATPWRARARSSCFSNLSPISEIGRGCLIADIPAIVGSLDIVMGEIDR, from the coding sequence ATGCCTACGACCGTCGAAGACCCCCGCACTGTCGAGTTCGACGTCCGTACGGACGAGATGCTCGTCAATATGGGTCCGCAGCATCCGAGCACGCACGGCGTGTTGCGGTTGGTGTTGCGGACGGACGGTGAGGTGGTGTCGGAGGTGACGCCGCACATTGGGTATTTGCACCGCTGCGCGGAGAAAATCGGTGAGAACCTCGCCGTGCGGCAGTGGATTCCTTACACCGACCGGATGGATTATCTGGCGGCGATGAATATGAATCTCGGCTGGTCGCTGACCGTCGAGAAACTGGTGGGGTACGAGCCGCCCGAGCGTGGCCGGCACCTGCGGGTGATCATCGCCGAGATGGGCCGTATCGCCAGCCACCTCGTGGGTATGGGCGCTTATGGGCTCGACCTGGGGTCGTTCAGCCCGTTCTTGTACGCCTTTCGCGAGCGCGAGCGGATCCTTGATCTCTTCGAGGCGGCGTGCGGCGCGCGGCTTACATACAGCTACCTGACTCCCGGCGGCGCGACGGCCGACTTGCCCGCGGGCTGGACCGACCGGTGCCTCAAGGTGCTCAGCGAATTCGAGCCGATCATCGCCGACTACCACACGCTGCTCACCAGCAACGCGATCTTCGTGAAGCGGACCGCGGGTGTCGGCGTTCTGTCGGGGAAGAAGGCGATCTCGTACGGCACGAGCGGCCCAGTGCTTCGCGCTAGTGGCGTCGATTGGGACCTGCGCCGTGATGGGGACCCGTGCTACACGCGGATGTACGAGGGCTACGACTTCAAAGTCGTCTGCCAACGCGATGGCGAGTACGTCGTCCCGCCCGGCGCGCCGGCGCCGCCGTACGAAGCGGTGCTCGGTGACTGTTGGCACCGGTTCTATGTGCGGATGCTCGAAGTGGTCGAGTCAATCTGGCTCGTGCGCCAAGCGATTCACCGCTACCACGAGACCGACGACGTGCTGCCCCGCAATCACGGCGCCCCGTTCAAACTCACCGACAAACTGCCGTCGGGCGAAGTCTATCTCGAAACCGAAGCCCCCCGCGGCCAGATGGGCTTCTACCTCGTCAGCCTCGGCGGCACAGCGACCCCCTGGCGTGCCCGCGCGCGGAGCAGCTGCTTCAGCAACCTCTCCCCGATCAGCGAGATCGGCCGCGGCTGCCTGATCGCCGACATCCCCGCGATTGTCGGCTCGCTCGACATCGTGATGGGGGAGATTGATCGCTGA
- a CDS encoding cysteine desulfurase family protein encodes MIYLDNHATTRVDPRVVEAMLPWFTEHYGNAGSVVHPFGEAARDAVAASRQTIAAAIDADPEEIFFTSGATESNNLAIRGVAERPKRRGDHLVSVATEHRAVLDPLDRLAKRGYAVTLLDVEQDGSPLAGWLDPQQVSDAITDQTCLVSVMLANNEIGVIEPIAEIARVCRERGVLLHCDATQAIGKIAVSVRELGVDLMSFTAHKLYGPKGIGALYVRRRDPIVRLETQISGGGQERGRRSGTTNVPGVVGFAKAIELCQAELTSESQRLRVLRDGLFERLIAEVEGIRLVGPTLAGDRLAHNLNIALPALDGETVMLRMPDVAVSSGAACSATDPEPSHVLRALGMTPDQARCTLRIGLGRFTTAEEVEQAADRLIAAIGGLRGLSSS; translated from the coding sequence GTGATTTATCTCGACAACCACGCGACGACACGCGTCGATCCTCGGGTCGTCGAGGCGATGCTGCCGTGGTTCACCGAGCATTATGGCAACGCCGGCAGTGTGGTGCATCCCTTCGGCGAGGCGGCGCGAGACGCGGTCGCGGCGAGCCGGCAGACGATCGCCGCCGCGATCGACGCCGACCCCGAAGAGATTTTCTTCACCAGCGGCGCCACCGAGAGCAACAACTTGGCGATCCGCGGCGTCGCCGAGCGCCCGAAGCGGCGCGGTGATCATTTGGTAAGCGTGGCGACCGAGCACCGCGCGGTGCTCGACCCGCTTGATCGGCTCGCCAAACGCGGCTACGCCGTGACGCTGCTCGATGTGGAACAAGATGGCTCGCCACTCGCGGGTTGGCTCGATCCGCAGCAAGTCTCCGACGCGATCACCGACCAGACGTGTCTGGTATCGGTGATGCTCGCCAACAACGAGATCGGCGTCATCGAGCCCATCGCGGAGATCGCGCGCGTTTGCCGTGAGCGTGGCGTGCTGCTGCACTGCGATGCAACGCAGGCCATTGGCAAGATCGCCGTCTCGGTCCGCGAGCTGGGCGTCGATCTGATGAGCTTCACGGCTCACAAGCTCTACGGCCCGAAGGGAATCGGCGCCCTGTACGTGCGGCGGCGCGACCCGATCGTGCGGCTCGAAACGCAGATCTCCGGCGGTGGGCAAGAACGCGGCCGGCGGAGCGGGACGACAAACGTGCCGGGTGTCGTTGGCTTTGCGAAGGCGATTGAATTATGCCAGGCCGAACTGACAAGCGAATCGCAACGGCTGCGCGTCCTTCGGGACGGGCTATTCGAACGGCTCATCGCGGAGGTTGAAGGCATACGGCTGGTGGGGCCCACGCTCGCTGGCGATAGGCTGGCGCACAACCTTAACATCGCGTTGCCGGCGCTCGATGGCGAGACGGTGATGCTCCGCATGCCGGACGTGGCGGTCAGCAGCGGCGCCGCGTGCTCGGCGACCGACCCTGAGCCGAGCCATGTCCTGCGGGCCCTGGGTATGACGCCCGACCAGGCCCGCTGCACGCTGCGGATCGGCCTGGGACGCTTTACGACGGCGGAGGAGGTGGAACAAGCGGCCGACCGGTTAATCGCCGCCATCGGCGGGCTGCGTGGGCTAAGCTCTAGCTAA
- a CDS encoding pyroglutamyl-peptidase I family protein, with product MPRILLTAFKPFADWEQNSSWLALQALMRDLPPTTDVTTRLYPVDYNEVKSRLANDLQTSYDVVLHVGQSSGSPVIQLEQFALNACRVVGEPQEVIRPLEENGPLAYRSALPLGDWTRRLRECGIPTVLSLHAGDYLCNASMYWSHHLMEAAGHTARVGFVHLPLDTAQVVTQSKALPSMPSEVSATALRMLVSWAGEFVDYSAAFTSSHPTNEGQA from the coding sequence ATGCCGCGAATCCTGCTCACCGCCTTCAAGCCCTTCGCGGACTGGGAACAGAACTCCAGTTGGCTCGCGCTGCAGGCGTTGATGCGTGACTTGCCACCGACAACGGACGTCACGACCCGGCTCTACCCCGTCGACTACAACGAGGTGAAGTCGCGGCTTGCGAATGATCTGCAAACGTCGTACGACGTCGTGCTGCACGTCGGGCAGTCGTCCGGTTCGCCGGTAATTCAACTCGAGCAGTTCGCGCTGAACGCGTGCCGAGTCGTTGGAGAACCGCAAGAGGTGATCCGACCGCTCGAAGAGAACGGCCCGCTGGCTTACCGCAGCGCCTTGCCGCTGGGCGATTGGACGCGACGGCTGCGTGAGTGCGGCATTCCGACCGTGTTGTCGCTCCACGCCGGCGACTACCTCTGCAATGCGTCGATGTACTGGTCGCACCACCTGATGGAGGCGGCCGGGCACACGGCGCGGGTGGGGTTCGTTCACTTGCCGCTCGATACGGCACAAGTGGTGACACAATCAAAAGCGCTGCCTAGCATGCCGAGCGAAGTGAGCGCGACGGCGCTGCGGATGCTCGTGAGCTGGGCCGGTGAGTTCGTTGATTACTCGGCGGCGTTCACCTCTTCACATCCGACCAACGAAGGACAAGCGTGA
- the csrA gene encoding carbon storage regulator CsrA, with protein MLVLSRKKNESIVINDDITIVVVEIRGDKVRLGIEAPKEVPVHRNEVYEAIRKSQSPESAADEAQTAES; from the coding sequence ATGCTGGTCCTCTCTCGTAAAAAGAACGAGAGCATCGTCATCAATGATGACATCACCATCGTGGTGGTTGAAATCCGCGGTGACAAGGTGCGTCTCGGCATCGAAGCGCCAAAAGAGGTGCCGGTGCATCGCAACGAAGTCTATGAAGCGATCCGCAAGAGTCAGTCGCCGGAGTCGGCTGCTGATGAAGCGCAGACCGCTGAATCATGA